CCGCCGTCGTGGCCGAACTCGGCCGTCACGCCGCCCGGCTCCTGGAGTTCGAGGACCCCCACGCGCAGCCCCGGCTCCCGGGCGTTCAAGGCGTGCCGATGCCCCTGCAGGGGCCTCCGCCCGGACCGCCGCCGCTGCCCGGACCACCGCCTCCGCCCGGACCGCCGCCGACCCCCTATCACGCTCTGCCGCCCGGCGGGACGCACCCGGCCGCGCCCGCGCACTCGCGTGGGCGGCTCTACCTCGGGCTGGGCGCCGCGGCGGCCGTCGGTGCGGTCGTGGCCGGGCTGGCGTTCGTGCTGGCGCAGGGCGACGGGAACGCGGGAGGCCGCGAGACGCTCGCGGACGGCGGAACCGGACGCCCGGCGAGCGGGAACACCGCGTCCGCCGGAACCGCCGGAACCACCGGGTCGGGCGAGGCCGGAGCCGTCCCGCGGGAACTGCTGGGCTCCTGGGAGGGCGGAACCCCCACGGCCGACTCCAGGCTGCGGCGGTTCACCGTCACGCAGGGCGACGCCGGTGAGAGCGTCCTCACCCTCCGGTCGGTCGGTACGAAGATCTTGTGCGTGTACGAGGGCGTGCTGCGGCACGGCGGGTCCACCATCGGCCTGGACCTGCGCATGACCCGCTCCATTCCCGCCGGGTGCGCGAAGAGCACGGAGATCACGCTGACCCGTGAGGGGGAGGGGGCGCGCTGGCGGGACGGCGACGCCTCCGGCGTGCTCACCCGTGCGGTGCGCGGCGACATCGCCGACCGGCACCGGGGGACGTGGGAGGGGACCGTCGGCCGCCCGACGGCGTCCGAGCCGAACCCGCCCCGCAAACGCTTCGAACTGACCGCGGGCGCCGTCGGCACCGAGGCCGTGAAGATCACCGTGTCCGGCGAGGGCGGCCCCGGCTGCGAGGCGATGGCCACGCTGGTGTCCGCGGAGGACGAGATCATGGTGTACTCGAGCCGCCTGCTCACGCCCACCGACCGCTGCCGGCTCGCGGGCCTGCAGAAGCTCACTCCGCGTTCCGACGGCACCTTCTTGTGGGAGGTGCCGGAAACCGGACAGGCGGGCGTGCTGCGGCGGGCCTGAGCCCCTTCACTCCTCCCCGGCGAGGGCCTCGTAAGCGGGGGCGAGGACGTCCGGCAAGGGCCGGCGGCGGACCTTGACCGGCGGCGGAGTCGCCACCTGGAGGACGAACCCGGGCGGGACGGGCGGTGCCGCGCGGCGCTCGCGGAGGCGGGCGAGCCCCGACGGGGCCGTCCAGAAACCGGCGGCCGTGAGCGGCTCGTCGTCCATCTCGAACGGGTCGGGTTCGGTGGCCGGACCCCGGCGGAGGGCGGTCAGCAGCGCGTCCCGTCCGCGCCCGTTCCACTCCAGGATCAGGAACGGGTCGTCGTCGAACGCCTCCGCCAGCAGGTACAGGACGGCCGCCGCGTGCTTGCACGGGTCGCCCCAGTCGGGGCAGTCGCACATCAGGTGCAGGTCGGCGGCCTCGCCGGGGAACAGCTCCAGGCCCAGCTCGGCGAACACCCACTCGATCTCCGGCGGCATCTCGCCCGCGAGCAGCCGCGCCCGGAACACCGCGCGCGACGCCAGCTCCCGCTCGACCGCGCGCCAGCCCGCCGCGTCGATCGCCTCGATGCCGAGCGCCACCTCGTACGGTTCGGGCGCCGAACCGCGGACCTTCGCCGTCACCTCGTACGGGCCGACCTTCAGATCGAACACGTTGCCCTGCCGCGCGTACGTCCGGCCGCGGGAGAGGCGGCCCTTGTCGGCGAACGCCTCGACGAGGTCGATGAACCGCCGCGACCACCACTGATCGCCGATCGAGCCGCGCCTGTTGCGCGCCCGCAGACCGTCGGCCGGGACGTCCATCAGCCGCTCACCGCCGACGGGTCCAGCCGCAGGACGTCCCGCAGCTCGGCGACCGACAGCTCGGTCAGCCAGTCCTCGCCGGTGCCGACGATCGAGTCGGCGAGGGCCTTCTTGCGCTCGATCATCTCGTCGACGCGCTCCTCCATCGTCCCCGCGCAGATGAACTTGCGGACCTGCACGTTACGGGTCTGCCCGATGCGGAACGCGCGGTCGGTGGCCTGATCCTCGACGGCCGGGTTCCACCAGCGGTCGACGTGCACGACGTGGTTCGCGGCCGTCAGCGTCAGGCCCGTCCCGGCCGCCTTCAGCGACAGCAGGAAGATCGACGGCTCGTCGTCGTGCTGGAAGTGCTGCACGAGGTCGTCGCGCGCCTGCTTGGACGTCCCGCCGTGCAGCCACAGGACGGGACGTTCCAGGTGCGCCGCCAGGTACGGCCGGAGCATCGACCCGAACTCGGCGTACTGGGTGAACACCAGCGCCTTCTCGCCCTGCTCGACGATCTCGGCGCAGATTTCCTCGAGCCGCTCCAGCTTCCCCGACCGGCCCGGCAGCCGCGACCCGTCCTTGAGGAGCTGCGCCGGATGGTTGCAGACCTGCTTGAGCTTGGCCATCGTCGCCAGGACGAGCCCGCGCCGCTGCTTCTCGTCGGCCTCGGCGATCTGCTCCAGCATGTCGTCCACGGTCGCCCGGTACAGCGACGCCTGCTCGGCCGTCAGATTGCAGTAGACCTTGATCTCCTGCTTGTCCGGCAGGTCCGAGATGATCGACCGGTCGGTCTTGAGGCGGCGCAGGATGAACGGCTGCGTGGCCCGCTTCAGCGCGGCCGCCGCGCGCTCGTCGCCGTCCCGCTCGATCGGCACCGCGAACCGCTGCCGGAACACCGTGCGCGGGCCGAGCAGGCCCGGGTTCGCGAACTCCATGATCGACCACAGTTCGGTCAGGTGGTTCTCCACCGGCGTGCCGGTCAGCGCGATCCGGCTGCGCGCCGGGATGCTCCGCACCGCCCGCGCCTGCCGCGTCCCGCTGTTCTTCAGCGCCTGCGCCTCGTCGCAGACGATCCGCTCCCACCCGACGGCCGCGAGCGCCTCGGCGTCCCGCGCGGCCGTCCCGTACGTCGTCAGCACGAGGTCGGCCTCGGCCGCCGCGCGCGCCACGTCGTCCCCGCGGTGCCGGGACGTCCCGTGGTGCACGTACACGCGCAGCTTCGGCGCGAACCGGGCGGTCTCCCGCTCCCAGTTCCCCACCAGCGACATGGGCAGAATAGCCAGGGTCGGGCCGGGACGGACGGCGCCGTCGCGCCGCTCGTGCACGAGCAGCGACAGGATGGAGATCGTTTTGCCCAAGCCCATGTCGTCCGCGAGCAGGGCGCCCAGCCCCAGATCGTTCATGAACGACAGCCAGGACAGTCCGCGTTCCTGGTACGGCCGCAGGTCGGCGTCCAGCTCGTCCGGGGTCCGCATCGGGACGAGGCGGCGGTCGGCCTCGCCGGACAGCAGGTCGCCGAAGGCGCCGTCGGCGTCCACGTCGACGAGCGGGAGGACGTCCTCGCCCGCGTGAACGATCGCGCGGATCGCCTCGGCGGCCGACATCCGCCCCCGCCTGGGCTGCCGCAGGAAGTCGAGCGCCGCCTCCAGCTGCTCCTGGTCGAGCTCCACCCACTGGCCGCGCAGCCGGACGAGCGGCGTCTTCAGCCGTGCGAGCTCCGCCAGCTCGTCCTCGTCGATGCTCTCGTCGCCGATCGCCAGATCCCAGCGGAAGTCGATCAGCGCCTTGAGGTCGAAGCCCGACGACGCCGCCGCACCGGACGACGCCTCGGGGTCCTCGGTGCGGGTCGTCAGCTTCATGCCGAGCTTCGCCTTGCCCGCCCACTGGGGGAGCAGCACCCCGAACCCGGCGGCGGCCAGCATCGGCGCGGCCTGCCGCAGGAACCGGAACGCGCCCGCGGTGTCGAGGACGAGCCCGTCCGGCACCGGCGAGTCGAGGGCCGGGGCGAGGTCGGGGAACAGGCGCAGCGCGCGGCCGAGACCGGTGAGCAGCGTCTCCTCGGCGTCCGCGATCGAGGGGGCCTCGCCCGCCCAGACGAGCGACGCCGGGACGTACAGGCTCGGGTCGTCGGTGCCCTGCAGGGCGAACTCGACGCGCCACGAGCCGTCGTCGCGCGGTTCTCTCGCCTCGCCCGTCTCGTACTCGTCCGCGCCCGGTTCGGCGAGCCGGAAGCACACCCGCAGCGGCCCGGACGGACGGCGCGCGGCGGCGGCCCACGCGTCCAGTTCGGCGATCAGCTCGCCGGGGTCGTCGCGGGGCTCGCGGGCGACCTCGGCGGACGGGCCGGTGAGCGCCTCGACCCAGCGTTCGGCGAGCGGCAGGCGATCGGGCGCCTTGCCGCGCCGGGGCGGCAGCAGCGGATGCGGCACCACGCCCCGCACGGCCGTGTCGACCAGCCCCGCCAGCGCCTCGCGCAGGACGTGCGCGGCGGGGCGGCCGCCGTCGGCGGCGCGGCACGCGGCGGGCATCGCCCGCGCCAGCGCGCGGAACCGCGCGGGATCGTCCAGGACGGGACGCCAGCGCGCCACCAGGTCGCCGTCCTCGCGCAGCAGCGCGGGCAGCACGTGGCCGCGCCCCGCGAGCGTCACCGCCTCCTCGGCGAGCAGGCACAGGAACCGCAGGTCGGTGCCGGGGATCACGTCGCCGCCGTGCTCGGCGGCCTGCAGCAGCGCCATCGCCGGGAACGGCTCCAGGACGAGCGCCGGGACGCGCCACGGCCGCAGCCCGGGCTCGCCCGTCACCGGCTCGGGCCCCAGCTCCGCCGACGGCAGCGGATGGTCCCCGGCCGTGGGCAGCGACAGGTTCAGCTCGACCCGGACGGCGCCGCGCAGCAGCGGTTCGTACGAGGTGCCGGTGAAGTCGCGGGTGGCGAACGGGTGGACGTCCCCGGACGGCTCGTGCGGGCCGGTGCGCTCGGCCCACAGGCACAGCGCACCGCCGTGCCAGGTGGCGTGTCCGACGAGCATGGACACCGAAGTTACCAGCGGTGCCCGACGGTCCCGCGCGGCTTGTTAGGTTCGGGGACGTCGTAATCCGCCGGGATCATGGAGGCGTTCGTGGGCGAGTTCGTTCGGGTCGAGATCGAGGACGGGATCGCGACGATCAGGCTTGACCGTCCGAAGATGAACGCGCTGGACGCCGCGATGCAGCGGGAGCTGGTCGACGCGGCCCGGCAGGTGTCCGAGGACGGCGCGGTCGCCGCGGTGATCCTCTACGGCGGGGAGAAGGTGTTCGCGGCGGGCGCGGACATCAAGGAGATGGCCGTGATGTCGGCCGCCGAGATGACGGCGGGCCACTCCCACCTGCTGCAGAACTTCACCAAGGCTCTCGCCGCGATCCCCAAGCCGGTCATCGCGGCGGTCACCGGCTACGCGCTCGGCGGCGGCCTGGAGGTCGCGCTGACCGCCGACTTCCGGGTGCTGGGCGAGGGCGCGAAGGTGGGGCAGCCGGAGATCCAGCTCGGCATCATCCCCGGCGCGGGCGGCACCCAGCGGCTCGCCCGCCTCGTCGGCCCCGCCAAGGCCAAGGACCTGATCTTCTCGGGACGGCACGTCAGGGCGGACGAGGCGCTCGCGATCGGCCTCGCCGACCGGGTCGTCCCCGACGCCGACGTCTACGAGGCCGCGCGCGAGTGGGCGGCCACGTTCGTCGGCGGCCCGGCCCTCGCGCTGCGCGCCGCCAAGCAGGCCGTCGACGAGGGCCTCGAGGCCGACCTGAACACGGCCCTGGAGATCGAGCGCGTCCGGTTCTCCGCCCTGTTCGCCACCGAGGACCAGGCGAACGGCATGAAGAGCTTCATGGAGGAGGGCCCCGGCAAGGCGAAATTCACCGGCCGCTGAGCTCCGCGCGCTCCTGCGCGGCCAGCACCGCGTCGGCGTGGACCTCGGTCCACCGGGCGAGGGCGGCGATCGGCTCCAGCAGCCCGCGGCCCGGCCCGGTCAGCTCGTACTCGACGCGCGGCGGCGCCTCGGCGTAGCGGCGCCGCGCGACGAGCCCGTCGCGTTCGAGGCGGCGCAGCGTGCCGGTGAGGACCTTGTGGCTGACGCCGCCGATGCGGTCGCGCAGCTCGCCGGGGCGCAGCGGACCGTCGTGCAGCGCCGCCAGGACCACGCCCGTCCAGGTGCCCGACAGCAGGTCGAACGCGATCCGTGTCCGGCAGTCGGCGATGAAATCGTGGCCGTGCGT
The nucleotide sequence above comes from Actinomadura algeriensis. Encoded proteins:
- a CDS encoding serine/threonine-protein kinase; translated protein: MEALGPEDPRSAGAYRLIARLGAGGMGRVFLGRSARGRMVAVKLVHPELARDPEFRRRFRHEVGAARKVGGEWTAAVLDADTDSDAPWVATAYVPGPSLQDVVRLHGPLPESSVLALSAGLARALRAVHGHDLIHRDLKPSNVLVTIDGPRLIDFGIARSGDASVATRTGALIGSPGFMSPEQVRGAPLTPASDVFSLGAVLAFAATGRLPFDGAAAHVRLFRVVSEPPDLDGLDGPVRDLVGRCLAKEPDARPPLDELVTDPPEGTWLPAAVVAELGRHAARLLEFEDPHAQPRLPGVQGVPMPLQGPPPGPPPLPGPPPPPGPPPTPYHALPPGGTHPAAPAHSRGRLYLGLGAAAAVGAVVAGLAFVLAQGDGNAGGRETLADGGTGRPASGNTASAGTAGTTGSGEAGAVPRELLGSWEGGTPTADSRLRRFTVTQGDAGESVLTLRSVGTKILCVYEGVLRHGGSTIGLDLRMTRSIPAGCAKSTEITLTREGEGARWRDGDASGVLTRAVRGDIADRHRGTWEGTVGRPTASEPNPPRKRFELTAGAVGTEAVKITVSGEGGPGCEAMATLVSAEDEIMVYSSRLLTPTDRCRLAGLQKLTPRSDGTFLWEVPETGQAGVLRRA
- a CDS encoding SWIM zinc finger family protein; translation: MDVPADGLRARNRRGSIGDQWWSRRFIDLVEAFADKGRLSRGRTYARQGNVFDLKVGPYEVTAKVRGSAPEPYEVALGIEAIDAAGWRAVERELASRAVFRARLLAGEMPPEIEWVFAELGLELFPGEAADLHLMCDCPDWGDPCKHAAAVLYLLAEAFDDDPFLILEWNGRGRDALLTALRRGPATEPDPFEMDDEPLTAAGFWTAPSGLARLRERRAAPPVPPGFVLQVATPPPVKVRRRPLPDVLAPAYEALAGEE
- a CDS encoding DEAD/DEAH box helicase, producing the protein MLVGHATWHGGALCLWAERTGPHEPSGDVHPFATRDFTGTSYEPLLRGAVRVELNLSLPTAGDHPLPSAELGPEPVTGEPGLRPWRVPALVLEPFPAMALLQAAEHGGDVIPGTDLRFLCLLAEEAVTLAGRGHVLPALLREDGDLVARWRPVLDDPARFRALARAMPAACRAADGGRPAAHVLREALAGLVDTAVRGVVPHPLLPPRRGKAPDRLPLAERWVEALTGPSAEVAREPRDDPGELIAELDAWAAAARRPSGPLRVCFRLAEPGADEYETGEAREPRDDGSWRVEFALQGTDDPSLYVPASLVWAGEAPSIADAEETLLTGLGRALRLFPDLAPALDSPVPDGLVLDTAGAFRFLRQAAPMLAAAGFGVLLPQWAGKAKLGMKLTTRTEDPEASSGAAASSGFDLKALIDFRWDLAIGDESIDEDELAELARLKTPLVRLRGQWVELDQEQLEAALDFLRQPRRGRMSAAEAIRAIVHAGEDVLPLVDVDADGAFGDLLSGEADRRLVPMRTPDELDADLRPYQERGLSWLSFMNDLGLGALLADDMGLGKTISILSLLVHERRDGAVRPGPTLAILPMSLVGNWERETARFAPKLRVYVHHGTSRHRGDDVARAAAEADLVLTTYGTAARDAEALAAVGWERIVCDEAQALKNSGTRQARAVRSIPARSRIALTGTPVENHLTELWSIMEFANPGLLGPRTVFRQRFAVPIERDGDERAAAALKRATQPFILRRLKTDRSIISDLPDKQEIKVYCNLTAEQASLYRATVDDMLEQIAEADEKQRRGLVLATMAKLKQVCNHPAQLLKDGSRLPGRSGKLERLEEICAEIVEQGEKALVFTQYAEFGSMLRPYLAAHLERPVLWLHGGTSKQARDDLVQHFQHDDEPSIFLLSLKAAGTGLTLTAANHVVHVDRWWNPAVEDQATDRAFRIGQTRNVQVRKFICAGTMEERVDEMIERKKALADSIVGTGEDWLTELSVAELRDVLRLDPSAVSG
- a CDS encoding enoyl-CoA hydratase/isomerase family protein, with the translated sequence MGEFVRVEIEDGIATIRLDRPKMNALDAAMQRELVDAARQVSEDGAVAAVILYGGEKVFAAGADIKEMAVMSAAEMTAGHSHLLQNFTKALAAIPKPVIAAVTGYALGGGLEVALTADFRVLGEGAKVGQPEIQLGIIPGAGGTQRLARLVGPAKAKDLIFSGRHVRADEALAIGLADRVVPDADVYEAAREWAATFVGGPALALRAAKQAVDEGLEADLNTALEIERVRFSALFATEDQANGMKSFMEEGPGKAKFTGR
- a CDS encoding winged helix-turn-helix transcriptional regulator, coding for MSGDPTHGHDFIADCRTRIAFDLLSGTWTGVVLAALHDGPLRPGELRDRIGGVSHKVLTGTLRRLERDGLVARRRYAEAPPRVEYELTGPGRGLLEPIAALARWTEVHADAVLAAQERAELSGR